CCCGGCCTGAAGGGTCTTGACGTGTTCGCTCTCCAGACTGCGGGCCTTGCGCACGTTGAGCGGCCGGTCGGCATAACGGATCTCGCCGAAGGCCCATGCATGGGTGGCGATGAGCAGCAAAATGAGGGCGAACGTGAGGCGTTTGGTCATGGTGTCGTTCCTTGGGGCTTGGACTGGTCCGCTGGGGGCAGAAGGTCAAGGTTCACATCGCGCGAGGCGATGAAGGCCGTCACGCCGCCGGCGGCCACCAACTCCCGGGAGGCCAGATCGATTTCCACGGCCGCGGCGTCGATGGACATGTCCGGGCGGCGCACCTGCACCGATCCCTTGAGAAAGACCTTGTTCATGGCCCCGATGTAATCGAAATTGTCCGCCGTCAGGGCGAAAAGCCCGTAACGTCCCTCCACGCGGTCCCAGAGGGTCAGGTTGTCGCCTTGCTGATCGATCTCGCCGCGCTCGGCCTGAACGTAGACTTCCCGGCGCTCCTCTCCCACGTAGGAGAGCATCTGCGGCTTGACCACCACCACCCTGCCCTTCTCCTGGCTGTACTGGGCGCTGCGGGCCTTGAGCCGCCACTGGATCTGCCCGGCCTTGCCCTGGACCAGCTCGATGTCTTGGGCCGAGATGTCCGCTCCGCCCAGGGCGCCGGACGCCAGCCCCTGCTCCACGGCCTTGGCCGCGCTTTTGGCCGCGCCTTTGACCGCGTCGCGGTCGTGGTCCTCGCGGGAAAGGAGTGTCCCCAGCAGCACGCCGCCCACGAAGATCGCCGCCACGGCGGCCCAGGCCTTTCCCGTCAGACGCATATTACTCCGCCCAACGTCGCCAGAGGGCGTCCAGCTTGCCCTGGCAGCGCAGCAGGAAGGCGATGGTTTCCCGCACCGCCCCCTGGCCGCCTGGTCGGGCTGGACACCAGCGAGCCAGCGCCAGAATTTCCGGTTGGGCGTTGGGCACGGCCAGGGGCAGGCCCACGCGGCGCATGATGGCCGCGTCCACCCAGTCGTCGCCCAGGTAGGCCACCTGGGCCGGGACGATGCCCCGTTTCCGGCACATCTCGTCCAGGAGCAGGCTCTTCTCCACATGCCCGGCGTGATATTCCTCGATGCCCAGTTCACGCACCCGGCGCTCCACGGCAGTGTGCTTCAGGCCGGTGATCACGGCCACTTCCAGTCCGACCGCCTGGGCCAGCTTGATGCCCAGGCCGTCCTGCACGTGGAAGCGTTTACTGACATTGCCTTCGTGGTCGTAGTAAAGCCCGCCGTCGGTGAGTACGCCGTCCACGTCCAGGACGAGCAGGCGGATTTCACGGGCCAGTTCTTCAACTGGGGTCATTGAGGCTCCAGATGGCCTGAAGGTGCTTGAGCAGAGGTTCCAGTTGGTTGAGAGCCAAGCTGTTGGGCCCGTCGCAAAGGGCCCGATCCGGATCGGGGTGGACTTCCATGAACACGCCCCGGGCTCCGGCGGCCACCGCCGCCTTGGCCAACACGGGCACGAACTCCCGCTGGCCGCCCGAGCAGCCGCCCTGGCCGCCCGGCAACTGCACGGAATGCGTGGCGTCGAAGATCACCGGCACACCGAAGCCGCTCATGAGCGGGATGGAACGCATGTCCACCACGAGATTGTTGTAACCGAAACTCGCCCCGCGTTCGGTGAGCCAAATGGCGTCGCAACCCGAGCCGCGCAGCTTGTCCACGGCGTTCTTCATGTCCCACGGAGCCAGGAACTGCCCCTTCTTCACGTTCACGATCCGGCCTGTGCGGGCGGCCGCCGTCAACAGGTCGGTCTGGCGGCAGAGGAAGGCCGGAATCTGGAGCACATCGGCCACCTCGGCAACAGGCGCGGCCTGCTCCGGCAGATGAATATCCGTGAGCACGGACAGCCCGGTCTCGGCCTTGACCCGGGCCAGGAGCTTCAAGCCCTCCGCCAGGCCCGGCCCGCGGAAGGAGTCCAGCGAGGTGCGGTTGGCCTTGTCGAAGGAGCTCTTGAAGACCACGGGCAGGCCCAGGCGGTCGGACATTCCGGCCAACTCCCGGGCCACGGAAAGCACCATCTCGGGCGCTTCCAGCACACAGGGGCCGGCGATGACGAAAGGGCCCGCCAAGGACGCGGCGTACAGGGACTCCGCTCCGCTCACGCCTTGCCCTTCTCGGTCTTGGCGGCCTTGATGAACTCACGGAAGAGCGGGTGCGGCCGCATGGGGTTGGACTTGAACTCCGGGTGGAATTGGCAGCCCAGGAACCAGGGGTGGCCGGGCAGCTCCACGATCTCCACCAGGGACTCGTCCGGGGACAGCCCGGAGAGCACGAGGCCCTTGGTCTGGAACTGGTCCGCGTACTTCTTGTTGAACTCGTAGCGGTGGCGGTGGCGCTCCTCGATGTTCGGCTCACCATAGGCCTCGAAGGCCTTGGAGTCCTTGACGACCTTGCAGGGATAGGCGCCCAGGCGCATGGTCCCGCCCTTCTCGCAGTTCACGTCGCGTTTCTCCACGCGCTTTTTGCGGAAGTCGTACCACTCGGTCATCAGGTAGATCACCGGATGGGGGGTGAGACGGTCGAACTCCTCGGAGTTGGCCCCTTCCAGGCCCAGGACGTTGCGTGCGTATTCGATGACCGCGCACTGCATGCCCAGGCAGATGCCGAAGAAGGGCAGCTTGTTCTCGCGGGCGTATTTGATGGACAGGATCTTGCCCTCGATGCCCCGGGAACCGAAGCCGCCGGGCACGAGGATGCCGTCCAGGCCCTTGAGTTTCTTCTCGTAGTTCTTGGGCGTGAGATCCTCGGAGTTCACATACTCCAGATCCACGGCCACGTCGTTGGCCACGCCGCCGTGGATCAGGGCCTCGTGCAGGCTCTTGTAAGCCTCCTTGAGGTCCACGTACTTGCCCACGATGCCGATGCGGACCCGGCCCGAAGGATTCTGCACCTTGTGGTTCAGTTCCTTCCAGGGTTCCAGTTCGGCATTCTTGGCCGGGAGCTTGAGCAGAATGGCGATCTTCTGGTCCACTCCTTCCTGGTAGAAGGACAGCGGCACCTCGTAGATGTTCTTCACGTCGATGGCTGAAAACACGGCGTCGCGGTCCACGTCGCAAAAGAGGGCGATCTTGGCGCGCAGATCGCGGTCCAGGGAGACTTCCGAGCGGCAGAGGATGATGTCCGGCTGGATGCCGATGGAGCGCAGTTCCTTCACGCTGTGCTGGGTGGGCTTGGTCTTCAGCTCACCGGCGGCGCGCATGTAGGGCACCAGGGTCAAATGGATGTAGAGGACGTTTTCCTTGCCCAGGTCGTTCTTAAGCTGACGGATGGCCTCCAGGAAGGGCAGGCCTTCGATGTCGCCCACCGTTCCGCCGATCTCCACGAGAACCACGTCGTCGTCCGGGCCCGGGGCGTTGAGCACGGCGCGCTTGATCTCGTCGGTGATGTGCGGAATGACCTGCACGGTGCCGCCCAGGTAGTCGCCTCGGCGTTCCTTGGTGATGACCGTGTGATAGATGCGGCCGGAGGTGTAGTTGTTGTTCTGGCTCATGGGCGTGCCGAGATAGCGCTCGTAGTGCCCCAGGTCCAGGTCGGTTTCGGCCCCGTCGTCGGTGACGTAGACTTCGCCGTGCTGGAAAGGATTCATGGTGCCCGGGTCCACGTTGATGTAAGGATCGAGCTTCTGGATCGTGACCTTCAGGCCTCTGGCCTGGAGCAGCGCGCCGATGGAGGCCGCGGCAAGACCTTTGCCCAGGGAGGAGAGCACGCCGCCGGTAATGAAAATGAACTTGGCTTTCATTCTGAAGTCGCCCCTTCGCTTCTTGGATGTTGAGTTCCGCTCGGTCCCGTATCGGGTGGGACCGCCGTGTTGACGGCGAACGGGCCGGGCATTATGTTTCCGGCCATCGCGCCGCGACCCCGTTCCCAATC
The genomic region above belongs to Desulfovibrio aminophilus DSM 12254 and contains:
- the lptC gene encoding LPS export ABC transporter periplasmic protein LptC encodes the protein MRLTGKAWAAVAAIFVGGVLLGTLLSREDHDRDAVKGAAKSAAKAVEQGLASGALGGADISAQDIELVQGKAGQIQWRLKARSAQYSQEKGRVVVVKPQMLSYVGEERREVYVQAERGEIDQQGDNLTLWDRVEGRYGLFALTADNFDYIGAMNKVFLKGSVQVRRPDMSIDAAAVEIDLASRELVAAGGVTAFIASRDVNLDLLPPADQSKPQGTTP
- a CDS encoding KdsC family phosphatase codes for the protein MTPVEELAREIRLLVLDVDGVLTDGGLYYDHEGNVSKRFHVQDGLGIKLAQAVGLEVAVITGLKHTAVERRVRELGIEEYHAGHVEKSLLLDEMCRKRGIVPAQVAYLGDDWVDAAIMRRVGLPLAVPNAQPEILALARWCPARPGGQGAVRETIAFLLRCQGKLDALWRRWAE
- the kdsA gene encoding 3-deoxy-8-phosphooctulonate synthase, producing MSGAESLYAASLAGPFVIAGPCVLEAPEMVLSVARELAGMSDRLGLPVVFKSSFDKANRTSLDSFRGPGLAEGLKLLARVKAETGLSVLTDIHLPEQAAPVAEVADVLQIPAFLCRQTDLLTAAARTGRIVNVKKGQFLAPWDMKNAVDKLRGSGCDAIWLTERGASFGYNNLVVDMRSIPLMSGFGVPVIFDATHSVQLPGGQGGCSGGQREFVPVLAKAAVAAGARGVFMEVHPDPDRALCDGPNSLALNQLEPLLKHLQAIWSLNDPS
- a CDS encoding CTP synthase → MKAKFIFITGGVLSSLGKGLAAASIGALLQARGLKVTIQKLDPYINVDPGTMNPFQHGEVYVTDDGAETDLDLGHYERYLGTPMSQNNNYTSGRIYHTVITKERRGDYLGGTVQVIPHITDEIKRAVLNAPGPDDDVVLVEIGGTVGDIEGLPFLEAIRQLKNDLGKENVLYIHLTLVPYMRAAGELKTKPTQHSVKELRSIGIQPDIILCRSEVSLDRDLRAKIALFCDVDRDAVFSAIDVKNIYEVPLSFYQEGVDQKIAILLKLPAKNAELEPWKELNHKVQNPSGRVRIGIVGKYVDLKEAYKSLHEALIHGGVANDVAVDLEYVNSEDLTPKNYEKKLKGLDGILVPGGFGSRGIEGKILSIKYARENKLPFFGICLGMQCAVIEYARNVLGLEGANSEEFDRLTPHPVIYLMTEWYDFRKKRVEKRDVNCEKGGTMRLGAYPCKVVKDSKAFEAYGEPNIEERHRHRYEFNKKYADQFQTKGLVLSGLSPDESLVEIVELPGHPWFLGCQFHPEFKSNPMRPHPLFREFIKAAKTEKGKA